A window from Pseudomonas frederiksbergensis encodes these proteins:
- a CDS encoding aconitase X — protein MPRPTSLTGRSLVAGAAQGALLFADVGLSFWGGVDPFSGEIIDRHHPLSGEHLAGRVLAIPSGRGSCTGSSVLMELISNGHAPAALVLAEPDEILTLGVLVAQTIFERSLPVLCIGREAFATLRGKAFARVEASTVTLFEHRPGDAWQALDSPLQTVEKTTAIELTEHDQALLDGEHGKAAQVAMQIVLRMAELQGARSLVDVTQAHIDGCIYTGPASLRFAEQLVQWGAKVRVPTTLNSISVDQRRWRELGIDPELGVPASALGDAYMAMGAQLSFTCAPYLLDSAPKAGEQIVWAESNAVVYANSVLGARTLKYPDYLDICIALTGRAPLIGCHLDAQRKASLQIELPDLPELDDAFYPLLGYHIGALAGSRIPLVLGLEQSKPSLDDLKAFGAAFATTSAAPLFHIAGVTPEALDPAQVLEANVPVPVEKIRLKDLLLSWHELNSARDSRVDVVSLGNPHFSLSEFAHLARLCLGRHKHPEVVLAITCGRAVLEQAREAGHIAVIETFGATLVTDTCWCMLGEPVIPLAAKTLMTNSGKYAHYAPGLVGRKVHFANLAECVDAACSATASGRLPAWLQSAVSLESHAHV, from the coding sequence ATGCCTAGGCCAACCTCACTGACCGGTCGCAGCCTGGTCGCCGGCGCCGCACAAGGCGCCCTGCTGTTTGCCGATGTCGGGCTGAGTTTCTGGGGCGGGGTCGATCCATTTAGTGGAGAGATCATCGACCGTCACCACCCACTCAGCGGCGAACATCTGGCCGGCCGGGTGCTGGCGATTCCCAGTGGTCGCGGTTCGTGCACCGGCAGCAGTGTGCTGATGGAACTGATCAGCAACGGCCATGCGCCGGCCGCACTGGTGCTGGCCGAACCCGATGAGATCCTGACCCTGGGCGTGCTTGTGGCACAGACCATTTTCGAGCGTTCCCTGCCGGTGCTGTGCATCGGCCGGGAGGCCTTCGCCACCTTGCGCGGCAAGGCCTTTGCTCGGGTCGAAGCGTCAACGGTGACCTTGTTCGAACACCGGCCGGGCGATGCCTGGCAGGCACTCGACAGTCCGTTGCAGACAGTAGAAAAAACCACCGCCATCGAACTCACCGAACACGATCAGGCTCTACTCGACGGCGAGCATGGCAAAGCCGCGCAAGTGGCGATGCAGATCGTCTTGCGCATGGCTGAACTGCAAGGTGCGCGCAGTCTGGTAGACGTCACCCAGGCGCACATCGACGGCTGCATTTATACCGGACCTGCGAGCCTGCGCTTTGCCGAACAACTGGTGCAGTGGGGAGCCAAAGTGCGGGTGCCGACCACCCTCAATTCGATTTCCGTCGACCAGCGCCGTTGGCGCGAGTTGGGCATTGATCCGGAGCTCGGCGTACCGGCCAGCGCCTTGGGCGATGCGTACATGGCGATGGGCGCGCAGCTGAGTTTTACCTGCGCGCCCTACCTGCTCGACAGCGCGCCGAAGGCCGGCGAGCAAATCGTCTGGGCCGAATCCAACGCCGTGGTGTATGCCAATAGCGTGCTCGGCGCACGCACCCTGAAATACCCGGATTACCTGGATATCTGCATCGCCCTGACCGGCCGCGCGCCGCTGATCGGCTGCCATCTGGACGCGCAACGTAAAGCGAGTCTGCAAATCGAATTGCCGGATTTGCCTGAGTTGGACGATGCCTTCTACCCGCTGCTCGGTTACCACATCGGTGCCTTGGCCGGCAGCCGGATTCCGCTGGTGCTGGGACTGGAACAGAGCAAGCCGAGCCTGGACGATTTGAAAGCCTTCGGCGCCGCTTTCGCCACTACCTCCGCCGCGCCGCTGTTCCACATCGCCGGGGTGACCCCGGAAGCACTCGACCCGGCGCAGGTGCTGGAAGCGAATGTCCCCGTGCCGGTGGAAAAAATCCGTCTGAAGGATTTGCTGCTCAGCTGGCACGAGCTCAACAGTGCCCGCGACAGCCGGGTGGATGTGGTCTCGCTGGGCAATCCGCACTTCTCTCTCAGCGAATTCGCACATCTGGCGCGGCTGTGTCTGGGTCGGCACAAACACCCCGAGGTGGTGCTCGCCATCACCTGCGGTCGTGCGGTGCTGGAGCAGGCCCGCGAGGCGGGACATATCGCGGTGATCGAAACCTTCGGCGCAACCCTGGTCACCGATACCTGCTGGTGCATGCTCGGCGAGCCGGTGATCCCGTTGGCCGCCAAAACCTTGATGACCAACTCGGGCAAATACGCCCATTACGCACCCGGCCTGGTGGGCCGCAAGGTGCACTTTGCCAACCTCGCCGAATGTGTCGACGCCGCCTGCAGCGCCACGGCCAGCGGTCGTTTGCCGGCCTGGCTGCAATCGGCCGTCTCACTGGAGAGCCACGCGCATGTTTGA
- a CDS encoding amino acid ABC transporter ATP-binding protein: MIEIDNVHKSFGNLEVVKGVNLTVNKGEVVSIIGGSGSGKSTLLMCINGLEPIQKGNIRVDGVEVHHSATDLNRLRQKIGIVFQQWNAFPHLTVLENVMLAPRKVLGKSKAEAEELAVKQLTHVGLGDKLKAFPGKLSGGQQQRMAIARALAMSPDYMLFDEATSALDPQLVGEVLDTMRMLAEDGMTMVLVTHEIRFARDVSDRVAFFRNGLVHEIGSPDQVIGNPVHAETAAFLKSVK; this comes from the coding sequence ATGATTGAGATCGACAACGTACACAAATCCTTCGGCAACCTCGAAGTGGTCAAGGGCGTCAACCTGACGGTGAACAAGGGCGAGGTGGTGTCGATCATCGGCGGCTCCGGATCGGGCAAGTCGACCCTGCTGATGTGCATCAACGGCCTGGAACCGATCCAGAAAGGCAACATCCGCGTCGACGGTGTCGAGGTCCATCACAGCGCCACCGACCTCAACCGCCTGCGGCAGAAGATCGGCATCGTCTTCCAGCAATGGAACGCCTTCCCGCACCTGACCGTGCTGGAAAACGTGATGCTGGCGCCGCGCAAAGTACTGGGCAAGAGCAAGGCCGAAGCCGAGGAACTGGCGGTCAAGCAACTGACCCACGTCGGTCTGGGCGACAAGCTCAAGGCCTTTCCCGGCAAGCTCTCTGGCGGCCAGCAACAGCGCATGGCGATTGCCCGCGCCCTGGCCATGTCGCCGGACTACATGCTGTTCGACGAAGCCACTTCGGCCCTCGACCCGCAGTTGGTGGGCGAGGTGCTGGACACCATGCGCATGCTCGCCGAAGACGGTATGACCATGGTGTTGGTGACGCATGAGATTCGCTTTGCCCGGGATGTGTCTGATCGTGTGGCGTTCTTTCGCAATGGGCTGGTGCATGAGATCGGTTCGCCGGATCAGGTGATTGGGAATCCGGTGCATGCCGAAACTGCGGCGTTTCTGAAATCAGTGAAATAG
- a CDS encoding AraC family transcriptional regulator, with product MYASLTTFKPCDLPTLLSSLQPIAALLDTLSDVVFFIKDSEARYAFVNQTLARRCGFKHSDELLGRTADMVFPERFGPLYTEQDRRVLSTGRELADQLELHLYYGNQPVWCLTHKLALRDLQGQIVGLAGISRDLQAPQSSHPAFQKLAAVDAHIRSHFARPISLAELTAIAGFSVAQLERHCKRVFQLTPRQMIHKARLEEGSRLLLHTDLPITEIALRCGYTDHSAFSRQFRALTSLAPSQYRESRR from the coding sequence ATGTATGCCTCGCTCACTACCTTCAAACCCTGCGACCTGCCCACCCTGCTGAGCAGTCTGCAGCCGATCGCGGCGCTGCTCGATACCCTGTCGGACGTGGTGTTTTTCATCAAGGACAGCGAGGCCCGCTACGCCTTCGTCAACCAGACCCTGGCCCGGCGCTGTGGCTTCAAACACAGTGACGAGCTGCTCGGGCGCACCGCCGACATGGTCTTTCCCGAGCGCTTCGGTCCGCTGTACACCGAACAGGACCGGCGGGTGCTGTCCACTGGCCGAGAACTGGCCGACCAACTCGAACTGCACCTGTATTACGGCAACCAGCCGGTCTGGTGCCTGACCCACAAACTCGCGCTGCGTGACCTGCAAGGTCAGATCGTCGGCCTGGCCGGCATCTCTCGCGACCTGCAAGCGCCACAGTCCAGCCATCCGGCCTTCCAGAAACTCGCAGCGGTGGACGCGCATATCCGCAGCCATTTCGCCCGTCCGATCAGCCTCGCCGAACTGACCGCGATCGCCGGGTTTTCCGTGGCGCAACTGGAGCGCCACTGCAAACGAGTGTTCCAGCTCACCCCACGGCAGATGATTCACAAGGCGCGCCTGGAAGAAGGCTCCCGGCTTTTGTTGCACACCGACCTGCCCATCACCGAGATCGCCCTGCGCTGCGGTTACACAGACCACAGCGCGTTCAGCCGGCAGTTCCGCGCCTTGACCAGTCTGGCGCCAAGTCAGTATCGCGAAAGCCGTCGCTGA
- a CDS encoding transporter substrate-binding domain-containing protein, which translates to MKNPAFAVALSAVLSTSFIATAQADKLDDIIGSGKLRCAVTLDFPPMGFRDEGNNPAGFDVDYCRDLAKILGVDAEVVETPFPDRIPALVSGRADVIVASTSDTLERAKTVGLTVPYFAFQMVVLTRDNTGINSFADIKGKALGNTSGTYEAIALEKDVKNWGTGTFRAYQSQNDTLLAVAQGHIDATVVTNTVAAATIKSGKYKNLKIAGNAPYTIDYVSLGAKRNEYGLLNYLNLFVNQQVRSGRYNELFTKWVGTEISPTDLTVPKVYY; encoded by the coding sequence ATGAAAAACCCCGCATTTGCCGTAGCCCTCAGCGCTGTTCTCAGTACTTCCTTTATCGCCACCGCCCAGGCCGACAAGCTCGACGACATTATTGGTTCGGGCAAGCTGCGGTGTGCCGTGACCCTGGACTTCCCGCCAATGGGTTTTCGCGATGAAGGCAACAACCCGGCCGGTTTCGATGTGGACTACTGCCGCGACCTGGCGAAAATCCTCGGGGTCGACGCCGAAGTGGTTGAAACGCCCTTCCCCGATCGAATTCCGGCACTGGTCTCCGGGCGCGCCGACGTGATCGTTGCCTCCACCTCCGACACCCTTGAGCGGGCCAAGACCGTCGGCCTCACCGTGCCGTACTTCGCCTTCCAGATGGTGGTGCTGACCCGCGACAACACCGGCATCAACAGCTTCGCCGATATCAAAGGCAAAGCCCTGGGCAACACCAGCGGCACCTATGAAGCCATCGCCCTGGAAAAAGACGTGAAGAACTGGGGCACTGGCACCTTCCGCGCCTATCAGTCGCAGAACGACACGCTGCTGGCGGTCGCCCAGGGCCACATCGACGCCACCGTGGTCACCAACACCGTGGCCGCCGCCACCATCAAGTCGGGCAAATACAAGAACCTGAAAATTGCCGGTAACGCGCCGTACACCATCGACTACGTGTCCCTGGGCGCCAAGCGTAACGAGTATGGCCTGCTCAACTACCTCAACCTGTTCGTCAATCAGCAGGTGCGCAGCGGCCGCTACAACGAGTTGTTCACCAAATGGGTCGGCACCGAGATTTCACCCACCGACCTGACCGTGCCCAAGGTCTATTACTGA
- a CDS encoding trans-3-hydroxy-L-proline dehydratase: protein MRSSKVIHVVSCHAEGEVGDVIVGGVAPPPGATVWEQSRWIAKDQTLRNFVLNEPRGGVFRHVNLLVPAKDPRAQMAWIIMEPADTPPMSGSNSLCVATVLLDSGILPMTEPQTRLVLEAPGGLIEAVADCRDGKVERVEIKNVPSFADRLDAWIEVEGVGSLQVDTAYGGDSFVIADAKRLGFSIRPDEAAELVEVGLKITRAANEQLGFVHPLNPEWSHISFCQIAAPLVYENGIATGANAVVIQPGKIDRSPTGTGCSARMAVLQAKGLMQVGERFIGRSIIGSEFHCRIDSLTEVAGRPAIYPCISGRAWITGTHQLLLDQSDPWPQGYRLSDTWPGA from the coding sequence ATGCGCTCATCGAAAGTCATCCATGTCGTCAGCTGCCACGCCGAAGGCGAAGTCGGCGATGTGATTGTCGGCGGCGTCGCGCCGCCACCCGGGGCCACCGTGTGGGAACAGTCGCGCTGGATTGCCAAGGATCAGACCCTGCGCAACTTCGTCCTCAACGAGCCGCGCGGTGGCGTGTTCCGCCACGTCAACTTGCTGGTGCCGGCCAAGGATCCTCGGGCACAGATGGCCTGGATCATCATGGAACCGGCCGACACGCCGCCGATGTCCGGTTCCAACTCACTGTGCGTGGCCACCGTGTTGCTCGACAGCGGCATCCTGCCGATGACCGAACCGCAAACCCGGCTGGTGCTCGAAGCGCCGGGCGGGCTGATCGAAGCGGTGGCCGACTGCCGTGACGGCAAGGTCGAACGGGTGGAAATCAAGAACGTGCCCTCCTTCGCTGACCGTCTCGACGCCTGGATCGAAGTTGAAGGCGTCGGCTCATTGCAGGTCGACACCGCGTACGGCGGCGACAGTTTTGTGATCGCCGATGCCAAGCGCCTGGGCTTTTCCATTCGTCCTGATGAGGCGGCCGAACTAGTCGAGGTCGGGCTGAAAATCACCCGCGCGGCCAACGAACAATTGGGCTTCGTCCATCCGCTGAACCCCGAGTGGTCGCACATTTCCTTCTGCCAGATCGCGGCGCCCCTCGTCTATGAAAACGGCATCGCCACCGGCGCCAACGCGGTGGTGATCCAACCTGGCAAGATCGACCGTTCGCCGACCGGCACCGGCTGCTCGGCGCGCATGGCGGTGTTGCAGGCGAAGGGCTTGATGCAGGTCGGCGAACGTTTTATCGGCCGTTCGATCATCGGTTCCGAGTTTCACTGCCGCATCGATTCGCTGACCGAAGTGGCCGGACGCCCGGCGATCTACCCGTGCATTTCCGGCCGGGCCTGGATCACTGGCACTCACCAATTGCTGCTCGATCAGAGCGATCCGTGGCCACAAGGCTATCGCCTCTCTGACACTTGGCCTGGGGCCTGA
- a CDS encoding dihydrodipicolinate synthase family protein — protein sequence MSKRINWSGVFPAVTTQFNDDFSINLEKTHQVISNVIRDGVSGLVVCGSVGENTSLSAEEKIAVTEVAVDASRGRVPVICGVAEFTSIQAAKVANAVRRVGVDGVMLMPALVYGSKPFETAEHYRYVAKNADVPLMVYNNPPIYKNDVTPDILISLADCDNVVCFKDSSGDTRRFIDVRNEVGDRFVLFAGLDDVVLESIAVGAEGWVSGMSNVFPKEGETIFRLAKAGRFAEAMPIYEWLMPILHLDARADLVQCIKLCEAIAGRGSALTRPPRLALPEADRVFVEQIMAKALANRPELPDVGL from the coding sequence ATGAGCAAGCGCATTAACTGGAGTGGTGTTTTCCCAGCGGTGACCACTCAATTCAACGACGACTTCTCCATCAACCTGGAAAAAACCCATCAGGTGATTTCCAACGTGATCCGTGACGGCGTGTCGGGCCTGGTGGTGTGTGGTTCGGTGGGGGAAAACACCTCGCTGAGCGCCGAAGAAAAAATCGCCGTGACCGAAGTCGCGGTCGACGCTTCCCGTGGTCGCGTGCCGGTGATTTGCGGTGTGGCCGAATTCACCAGCATTCAAGCGGCCAAGGTGGCCAACGCAGTGCGCCGGGTCGGCGTCGACGGCGTCATGCTGATGCCGGCGCTGGTCTACGGTTCCAAGCCGTTCGAGACCGCCGAGCACTACCGCTACGTGGCGAAAAACGCCGACGTACCGCTGATGGTTTACAACAACCCGCCGATCTACAAAAACGACGTGACCCCGGACATCCTGATTTCCCTGGCCGATTGCGACAACGTGGTGTGCTTCAAGGATTCCTCCGGCGATACCCGTCGTTTTATCGACGTGCGCAATGAAGTGGGCGACCGTTTTGTACTGTTCGCCGGCCTTGATGACGTGGTGCTGGAAAGCATCGCCGTGGGGGCCGAAGGCTGGGTCTCGGGCATGTCCAACGTGTTCCCGAAAGAAGGCGAAACCATTTTCCGCCTGGCCAAGGCCGGTCGCTTCGCCGAAGCCATGCCGATCTATGAGTGGCTGATGCCGATCCTGCACCTCGACGCCCGTGCCGACCTGGTGCAGTGCATCAAGCTGTGCGAAGCCATCGCCGGTCGCGGTAGCGCCCTGACTCGCCCTCCACGCCTGGCCCTGCCGGAAGCCGATCGGGTTTTCGTCGAGCAGATCATGGCCAAGGCCCTGGCCAATCGTCCGGAACTGCCGGACGTCGGTCTCTGA
- a CDS encoding amino acid ABC transporter permease produces MLTTSFSWNDLLFLLDGAWVTLKLTFWSIILGSVAGLLFGLLRALLPRASLPLAWVLDVFRSVPLLIQFVLFNSLKSIVGLNISAFSVGCIVLGVYAAAYFTEIVRSGVLSVPFTVRRASRSLGLSFLQDLRWIVLPMATRVAFPGWLNLVLSVMKDTALVMWIGIVELLRASQTIVTRIQEPLLVLCIAGLIYYVMSLVVARLGARLERRWQEND; encoded by the coding sequence ATGTTGACCACCAGTTTTTCCTGGAATGACCTGTTGTTCTTGCTGGATGGTGCCTGGGTCACTCTGAAACTCACGTTCTGGTCGATCATCCTCGGCTCCGTCGCCGGGTTGCTGTTCGGCTTGCTGCGGGCGCTGTTGCCACGCGCCAGCCTGCCGCTGGCGTGGGTGCTGGACGTGTTTCGCAGCGTGCCGTTGCTGATCCAGTTTGTGTTGTTCAACTCGCTGAAAAGTATTGTCGGCTTGAACATCAGTGCCTTCAGCGTCGGCTGCATTGTGCTCGGGGTCTATGCCGCCGCGTACTTCACCGAGATCGTGCGCAGCGGCGTGCTTTCAGTGCCGTTCACCGTGCGCCGGGCCAGTCGTTCCCTGGGCCTGAGTTTCCTCCAGGACCTGCGCTGGATCGTCCTGCCGATGGCCACGCGGGTGGCGTTTCCCGGCTGGCTGAACCTGGTGCTCAGCGTGATGAAAGACACCGCGCTGGTGATGTGGATCGGCATCGTCGAACTGCTGCGCGCCTCGCAAACCATCGTGACCCGCATTCAGGAACCGCTGCTGGTGCTGTGCATCGCGGGCCTCATCTACTACGTCATGAGCCTGGTGGTCGCTCGCCTCGGCGCTCGTCTGGAAAGAAGGTGGCAAGAAAATGATTGA
- a CDS encoding FAD/NAD(P)-binding oxidoreductase: MNEYADLLIIGAGPAGMAAALAAAPSGARIVLLDDNPLPGGQIWRDGPQANLPNTARQMREQLEACSNIYRHSGTRVIASAGPKQLLVEDADRGWLIGYDKLILCTGARELLLPFPGWTLPGVTGAGGLQALIKGGLPVQDERIVISGSGPLLLASAATAKHNGARILRIAEQASAAAVAGFAAQLPRWPNKLMQSVTLFDRHYRPGTHVLAALGNERLEAVRLQQQGKIVELECDRLACGFGLIPNTQLGQALGCELEGLEIAVDAWQTTRRADHYAAGECTGFGGSELALVEGAIAGHAAVGDLDSARALWPRRTRWQGFANALNKAFTLDPQLKSLAQPDTLVCRCEDVPYAALAGHTDWREAKLASRCGMGACQGRVCGGALQHLFGWQPSAPRPPFSPARIETLLCLDDTPPA; the protein is encoded by the coding sequence ATGAACGAATACGCCGACCTGCTGATCATCGGTGCCGGTCCCGCCGGCATGGCCGCTGCGCTCGCCGCAGCGCCAAGCGGTGCGCGCATCGTCCTGCTCGATGACAACCCGCTGCCGGGCGGGCAAATCTGGCGTGATGGCCCTCAGGCCAACCTGCCGAATACAGCGCGTCAGATGCGCGAGCAACTCGAGGCGTGCAGCAACATCTACCGCCACTCCGGCACGCGGGTGATTGCCAGCGCCGGGCCGAAACAACTGCTGGTCGAAGACGCCGATCGTGGCTGGCTGATCGGCTACGACAAACTGATTCTCTGCACTGGCGCCCGCGAGTTACTGCTGCCCTTCCCCGGTTGGACGTTACCCGGCGTGACGGGTGCGGGAGGCCTCCAGGCATTGATCAAGGGCGGGCTGCCGGTGCAGGACGAACGCATTGTGATTTCCGGCAGCGGACCGTTATTGCTGGCCAGCGCCGCCACCGCAAAACACAACGGCGCCCGGATATTGCGCATCGCCGAGCAGGCCAGCGCGGCCGCCGTCGCCGGTTTCGCCGCGCAGTTGCCACGCTGGCCCAACAAGCTGATGCAATCGGTCACGTTGTTCGACCGCCATTACCGTCCCGGGACCCATGTACTGGCCGCCCTGGGCAATGAGCGGCTGGAAGCTGTGCGTCTGCAACAGCAAGGAAAAATCGTCGAACTGGAATGTGATCGCCTGGCCTGTGGCTTCGGCCTGATACCCAATACCCAACTCGGCCAGGCCCTTGGCTGCGAACTTGAAGGTCTGGAGATTGCCGTCGATGCCTGGCAGACCACTCGCCGCGCCGATCACTATGCGGCGGGTGAATGCACCGGTTTCGGTGGCAGTGAACTGGCATTGGTCGAAGGCGCCATCGCTGGCCACGCCGCCGTCGGCGACCTTGATTCGGCCCGAGCATTGTGGCCGCGTCGTACACGTTGGCAGGGTTTCGCCAACGCCCTCAACAAAGCATTCACCCTCGACCCGCAACTCAAGTCGCTGGCACAACCCGACACCTTGGTGTGCCGCTGCGAAGACGTGCCTTACGCAGCGCTCGCCGGGCACACTGACTGGCGCGAGGCCAAACTGGCCAGTCGCTGCGGCATGGGCGCTTGCCAGGGCCGGGTGTGTGGCGGCGCGTTGCAGCACCTGTTCGGCTGGCAACCTTCGGCGCCACGGCCACCGTTCAGTCCGGCGCGGATCGAGACCTTGCTGTGCCTGGACGACACCCCACCGGCCTGA
- a CDS encoding aldehyde dehydrogenase (NADP(+)) translates to MPHIIGHNYIGGARSAVGNITVQSHDASTGEALPYSFTQATVEEVDAAAQSAAAAYPAFRNLPASRRAEFLEAIAAQLDALDDEFVALVTRETALPTGRIQGERGRTSGQMRLFAQVLRRGDFYGARIDRALPDRQPLPRVDLRQYRIGVGPVAVFGASNFPLAFSTAGGDTAAALAAGCPVVFKAHSGHMATAELVADAILRAAEQAGMPKGVFNMIYGAGVGEALVKHPAIQAVGFTGSLKGGRALCDMAAARPQPIPVFAEMSSINPVLVLPEALRLRGEKIASELAASVVLGCGQFCTNPGLVIGIRSPEFSAFVESLSAAMADQPGQTMLNAGTLTSYVKGVQALHAHPHISHLAGHEQQGKQAQPQLFKADVSLLLSGDPLLQEEVFGPTTVLVEVADKAELQRALQSLHGQLTATLIAEAGDLQTHGELLPLLEQKVGRVLFNGYPTGVEVCDAMVHGGPYPATSDARGTSVGSLAIERFLRPVCYQNCPDALLPDALKNANSLGIARLVDGNSHREPL, encoded by the coding sequence ATGCCCCACATCATCGGCCACAACTACATCGGCGGCGCACGCAGTGCCGTCGGCAACATCACCGTGCAAAGCCATGACGCCAGCACCGGTGAAGCGCTGCCCTACTCGTTCACGCAAGCCACCGTTGAGGAAGTGGACGCCGCTGCCCAGTCCGCGGCGGCAGCCTACCCGGCCTTTCGCAATTTGCCGGCGAGCCGCCGCGCAGAATTCCTCGAGGCTATCGCCGCGCAACTGGATGCGCTGGACGATGAGTTCGTTGCCCTGGTCACCCGTGAGACGGCGCTGCCGACCGGGCGCATTCAGGGTGAGCGCGGCCGCACCAGCGGTCAGATGCGCTTGTTCGCTCAGGTCCTGCGCCGTGGCGATTTCTACGGTGCGCGTATCGACCGCGCCTTGCCCGACCGTCAGCCGCTGCCACGTGTGGATTTGCGTCAGTACCGGATCGGCGTCGGTCCGGTCGCGGTGTTCGGTGCGAGCAATTTCCCGTTGGCGTTCTCCACCGCCGGTGGCGACACCGCTGCCGCCCTGGCCGCCGGTTGTCCAGTGGTGTTCAAGGCCCACAGTGGGCATATGGCGACTGCTGAACTCGTGGCCGATGCGATCCTGCGCGCCGCCGAGCAAGCCGGCATGCCCAAGGGTGTGTTCAACATGATCTACGGCGCGGGTGTCGGCGAAGCGTTGGTCAAGCATCCGGCGATCCAGGCAGTGGGTTTTACCGGCTCGCTCAAGGGCGGTCGTGCCCTCTGCGACATGGCCGCTGCACGGCCTCAACCGATTCCGGTGTTCGCCGAAATGAGCAGCATCAATCCGGTGCTGGTGCTGCCCGAAGCCCTGCGACTGAGGGGCGAGAAAATCGCCAGTGAACTCGCCGCGTCAGTGGTGCTCGGTTGCGGGCAGTTCTGCACCAATCCCGGCTTGGTAATCGGCATTCGCTCCCCCGAGTTCAGCGCATTTGTTGAATCACTCAGTGCGGCAATGGCCGACCAGCCGGGGCAAACCATGCTCAATGCCGGGACGTTAACCAGCTACGTCAAGGGCGTGCAGGCGCTGCACGCGCATCCGCACATCAGCCACCTGGCCGGCCACGAACAACAGGGCAAGCAGGCCCAGCCGCAGCTGTTCAAGGCCGACGTCAGCCTGTTGCTCAGTGGCGATCCGCTGTTGCAGGAAGAAGTTTTCGGGCCGACTACCGTGTTGGTAGAAGTGGCCGACAAGGCCGAACTGCAACGGGCATTGCAGAGTTTGCACGGCCAACTCACGGCCACTCTGATTGCCGAAGCCGGTGACTTGCAAACCCATGGCGAACTTCTGCCGCTGCTTGAACAGAAAGTCGGCCGGGTGCTGTTCAACGGCTACCCGACCGGCGTCGAAGTCTGCGATGCAATGGTACACGGCGGGCCCTACCCGGCCACCTCCGATGCTCGTGGCACCTCGGTCGGCAGCCTGGCCATCGAGCGTTTCCTGCGCCCGGTGTGCTATCAGAACTGCCCGGATGCGCTCTTGCCCGACGCGCTGAAAAATGCCAATTCGCTGGGCATTGCCCGTCTGGTCGATGGCAATAGCCACCGCGAACCGCTGTAA
- a CDS encoding amino acid ABC transporter permease: MFDYTFQWRATLRALPDMLAGAWVTFETAALSMIFGVLIALALTVMREAKQPLLRGIGNGWVSIARNTPSLFQIYVLYFGLGSLGLHVSSWFALLAGITFNNAGYLAENFRGGLKAVPGTQVRAARSLGMSAFQAYRMIIVPQLLRIVFYPLTNQMVWAVLMTSLGVIVGLNNDLTGVTQDYNVKTFRTFEYFAIAAVLYYLIAKAIVAVARLMAWRLFRY, encoded by the coding sequence ATGTTTGATTACACCTTCCAATGGCGCGCGACCCTGCGCGCCCTGCCGGACATGCTGGCCGGCGCCTGGGTCACCTTCGAGACCGCCGCGCTGTCGATGATTTTCGGCGTGCTGATCGCCCTGGCCCTGACGGTGATGCGCGAAGCCAAACAGCCGTTGTTGCGCGGCATCGGCAACGGCTGGGTGTCGATCGCCCGCAACACGCCGTCGCTGTTCCAGATCTATGTCCTCTACTTCGGCCTCGGCTCACTGGGTTTGCATGTCAGCTCATGGTTCGCGCTGCTGGCCGGGATCACCTTCAACAACGCCGGTTACCTGGCGGAAAACTTTCGCGGTGGCCTCAAGGCGGTGCCCGGCACGCAGGTGCGCGCCGCGCGTTCGCTGGGCATGAGTGCCTTCCAGGCTTACCGGATGATCATCGTCCCGCAGCTGCTGCGCATCGTGTTCTACCCGTTGACTAACCAAATGGTCTGGGCGGTGTTGATGACATCGCTGGGGGTGATCGTCGGGCTGAACAATGACCTCACCGGCGTGACCCAGGATTACAACGTCAAGACGTTCCGCACCTTCGAATATTTCGCCATCGCCGCGGTGCTGTATTACCTGATTGCCAAGGCGATCGTCGCCGTCGCCCGGCTGATGGCCTGGCGACTGTTCCGCTACTGA